The proteins below come from a single Miscanthus floridulus cultivar M001 chromosome 1, ASM1932011v1, whole genome shotgun sequence genomic window:
- the LOC136460655 gene encoding uncharacterized protein, with amino-acid sequence MAYKFSLQETSFHVVYGRDPPTIRSYEPGETRVATIMRDMEEHEAFLTNMRYRLEQAQAIQKRHYDKQHRPISYEVGNCALLRLCQRAPSSLPQSTTGKLKARFLRPYHVVELINDAVVRLELPP; translated from the coding sequence ATGGCCTACAAGTTTTCGCTCCAGGAGACATCGTTCCATGTGGTGTACGGCCGTGACCCACCCACCATCCGCTCGTATGAGCCTGGTGAGACACGGGTCGCTACGATCATGCGTGACATGGAGGAGCACGAGGCTTTCCTCACCAACATGCGCTATCGCCTAGAGCAGGCGCAGGCTATTCAGAAACGCCACTACGATAAGCAACACCGCCCGATTTCCTATGAGGTGGGCAACTGTGCGCTTCTTCGTCTCTGCCAACGCGCCCCATCGTCGCTTCCCCAGTCTACAACGGGCAAGCTAAAGGCTCGCTTCCTCAGGCCATACCACGTCGTCGAGCTCATCAACGACGCCGTCGTGCGCCTGGAGCTGCCCCCGTAG